CTTCATTTCCGGCACCCGGCAAGCCGCAGACAACATCACGCTACCGAGCCGGCCCTGCTGCCGCTTGGCCGTCTGAAAAACCGTTCTCTTTAACTAAGGCGCAGCAATGCCGTAACAGCTATGAAGCGGGTTGGCAATCTTAGAAATGCCTTGCAGAGAACGGGTTAATGCAGACACCGTGTCATTTTATGCTATAAAAGCCAGCTCAAAACCCGTTACCCCAAAACGGCTTGAGTTTATAAAATATCTTTTTAATCAAGGAATCATCATGAAATTGCTCGTTATCGGCAGTGGCGGCCGCGAACACGCCCTAGCTTGGAAGCTCGCCCAATCCCCCAAAGTAGAAGCCGTTTTTGTCGCCCCGGGAAACGCGGGCACGGCAGCCGAACCCAAACTGTATAATCTGTCGCTCACCGCCCATGCCGATTTGATTGATTTCTGCCAACGCGAAAATATCGCCTTTACGCTGGTCGGCCCTGAAGCACCGCTGGCCGCCGGCATCGTTGACGATTTCCGTGCCGCCGGCTTGAAAATTTTCGGCCCCACCCGCCATGCCGCACAATTGGAGAGCTCGAAAGATTTCGCCAAAGCCTTTATGTACAAACACGGCATCCCCACCGCGCAATACCAAACCTTTGAAAATGCAGAAAAAGCCCACGAATATCTCAACCGAAAAGGCGCACCGGTTGTGATTAAGGCCGATGGTTTGGCCGCAGGAAAAGGCGTGATTGTGGCGATGACGCTAAAAGAAGCCCACGCTGCCGTTGACGATATGCTGCTGGGCAACAAAATGGGCAACGCCGGTGCGCGGGTGGTGATTGAAGATTTTCTGCAAGGAGAAGAAGCCAGCTTTATCGTAATGGCAGACGGCAACAATGTATTGCCGATGGCTACCAGCCAAGACCACAAACGCCTGCTTGATGGCGATAAAGGTCCCAACACCGGCGGCATGGGCGCATACAGCCCCGCGCCGGTGGTTACGCCTGCCGTATATCAACGCGCCATGAACGAAATCATCTTGCCCACCGTGCAAGG
This genomic interval from Neisseria musculi contains the following:
- the purD gene encoding phosphoribosylamine--glycine ligase, which codes for MKLLVIGSGGREHALAWKLAQSPKVEAVFVAPGNAGTAAEPKLYNLSLTAHADLIDFCQRENIAFTLVGPEAPLAAGIVDDFRAAGLKIFGPTRHAAQLESSKDFAKAFMYKHGIPTAQYQTFENAEKAHEYLNRKGAPVVIKADGLAAGKGVIVAMTLKEAHAAVDDMLLGNKMGNAGARVVIEDFLQGEEASFIVMADGNNVLPMATSQDHKRLLDGDKGPNTGGMGAYSPAPVVTPAVYQRAMNEIILPTVQGMKAEGHEFTGFLYAGLMIGADGSPYTIEFNCRFGDPETQPIMSRLDSDFSDLVTAAIEGRLDTVTAKWSPQTAVGVVLAAENYPETPKKGDIINGLQQAGQIGKVFHAGTAAGETGEILTNGGRVLCVVGLGDGAAAAKARAYQAVEKIRFNGMQYRTDIADKAVHR